Genomic DNA from Larus michahellis chromosome 3, bLarMic1.1, whole genome shotgun sequence:
TTTTGCATTCACGTCAAATCCCAGCCAGGACAGTGGGTAGGGGAGAGGAAATTCACTGGCAAATGGAAAAGGAACTGAACAAAATTGGCAgggaaagaaatgttattttccagCCTACAATAGGATATGACAAACAATGGATGTAACTTACAGTTATTTATAAAAAAGGTCCTTTTGGGGCAGTGACCTTCTCATCTAACTTTTGTAGAAGATGGAGCTTCACCCCTCCGGGGAGGGAGGGCAAGCAGGGAATATTTTAGATTTAACACCTCGTTCCTCTCTGCCTAGGCTATGGGAACCTGAGCCCCAGCACTGTGGCTGGCCGAATCTTCTGCATCTTGTTTGCGCTCTTTGGGATCCCCTTGAACCTTGTACTCCTGAATGAAATCGGGCAGCTGATGCTGCTGGGGGTTCAGCGTTGTGCCCGTCACCTAGAGGAGGTGTTTCACTGGCAGGTAAGCAACGTGGACAGGTATGCCTCACCCTCAagttcaggaaagaaaagacagaaaggggATCCTCTGACTCACAAGGAGAGCCTGCCTGCCTATTTGGCCAAAAAGGCAATAATACTCAGGAATAACTGGAAGCAAATAAATTTAGTTTATGACAGCCCTATGAGGTGTCAGATAAGGTTGTTTATTAATTGAGGGAACTTCTGTGATGAATGGCTTCCCGTACAGCAACACAAGTGCCAGAACCTTAGAGACATGCACAGTCCTAGAATATCTGGTCTGTTTATCATCAGTCATAGTTAGAATTGCATGTGGAAGTTACATGGGAACATTAGTGGAATGGGCTTTAAACTGTCATGAATTTAGGACCTATGAAGGGGATGCCCAGTTTGTGTTGACTGGGGGAGCCACACTTTATTCTGGTGGAATGTCGTGATGTCATGAATATTTGCGTGTTTTTGTGGGAGTCCAGCATCATCTTCAGCCAGAAACCGAGCTGGATTTTTTGACACCCTTCTTGagacagtctctttttttttctttttttccattttactagAAAAAAGCTTCCCTCCTGATTAAGACCTGTGCACTGGTAACTGGTTTGTTGTTGTTCCTCCTGCTACCTCCCTTGTTGTTCTCTGACAAAGAAGGCTGGTCTTATGAAGAAGGCTTCTACTATTCCTTCATCACCCTCAGCACAATAGGGTTTGGAGATTATGTGATTGGTGAGTACTTCACATTTCACTGCTTTCACCTTCTAAACATCAAAGCCAAACGTGTGGCACATGAAGCTCCCAACTTAGCAGTTTTACACCACTAGCAATCCACGGACTTGATGATAAATATGTCGTGGCAGACATTTAACAGGTTTGAGAAGACATGATTTCTGAGATAGCAATGCCACATGTGGAAGAACACAGAAATCATTTCCTGGTCAATGAGTAATCTTCCAGCATTCAAGTGATCTGTCCCATGAATGACTGCAACACCAGACTGGAGTGCTATGTTTCTAATCACAGCAGTCGCTGGTGGCACACTTGGTGTGCTCCAGTGCATTGGGAGCAATTAGTCTTAAGAAGATGCTACTCTGCATCACCATTAACAGACAGTAACCATTTCCTCTGTCAAAACCCAGAGAACTGCTTTCTAAAAGGCATCTTAAGTCACTTAGGTGTAGACTGTCAGGCACCAGGCACAGCCTAGTTTTGGTTGCCAAAACCCTTTGCCAGAGGAAATGGGTTTGGACCCACGCCCGATGCATTTGCTGAAACACAGGACACACCTTTTTGATAAAGactttctcattaaaaacaaattgatTATAGAAACACATGCACCCTTGAATCCCTGGGAGACAGAAAGACTAAAACACCTTAttatggattcttttttttttttttttcttcatagtgcTTGTGTGATGCTTGGACGACTTTGTGGCGGTTACCTTAGGACTTGTCTATAATGTGTCAAAGTTATGACTAAAGCTTGTGTAGGCACACTTAAATGAGCTGGAATCAAGTTATCTTGGGCAAGGGTAGCTGCATGGAGCTTAACAAAAGCTAGCCAGTTCAGCATTTTCCAATGATGATTTTGTAGATGACACTGAACTCTGCGCTGCAGCAGCTTTGCTTCTCTCAGTTCCTGATAACTAATTTTGAAGCTCTTCTCTAGTATACCTCCCACTTCCAGGCATACCTTCACCTGTATGGTACCTTTGTGACTGGCATACCACCATAGGTATGCTAGGTTCAGTATGGGAATAACTGAATACATCAGTGACCTGTGGTGTGTAGTGGCCAAACCATTTTGGCCTTACAGTCCCATGTTTGTGGTTTATGTCTCAACTTAAAAATCAGCAGGACCAGGGCATGGGTTCAAGTGACAGTCACTATTTCATGACTGTCACACTGTTGCCCTGCTAGGGTGATCTGTGGCACTGTTCTGGATCAGGTAAATCCAGGGGATATCATATGCTAAGAGTGATGCCCGATGTTCACTTTGGACACAGATgctttgttttgggggaaaatagAAGCTAGACTATGGGACTTGGATTTGAAGTCATAGAGTGGTCTCTAGCCTGTTTTATTTAGTAATATCAATGTAGCTTCTCTTACTGGCCCTGCAACCTGTTAATTTACGCACTCAGTAAGCCCTTCTATTGGACACAGAGTGCTATGTAGGTCCTAAACTGCTGCTGATCTTCTCATCCCCAAGACTGCACCTGTCAGATGGTCTCTGTGGAGAAAGCATTCTCTTTGGAAGGCTCAAATAGCCCTTAcgtcttgttttcatttatttcgaACCAAAAATATGGCTTTGCCCCAAAGGGATCACAAAGTACCTAGCTGAGTAACCAGACAGAGGCAGCATAATTTCAAGCTGTCTTCCAAGGCTTGTTTTTTCTTAGAGCTTTTAGGACTGCTctggccccttccctcctcctcataGAGGCTTGCTCGCTTATATCTGGCTTAACAAGATACATGCACCAGTACATAAAACCTGCTTACCTTTCTGCCTGCTGGGGGCCCCTGTTATGTACTAATACAATACTGTGATGCTGAGTGATAAGTAGAGAAGTGGAACTGTGCACTTAAATGTGAATAATTTTGCTTTGACATAGATGTAATTTGggatttatatttctttcttacGGGTAATCTTTACAATTCCTAAGGACTTCTAGGCTGTTGCTGACATGTCATGCAACATACTTGCTTACAACATCGATTCATGCTACGTAGATGGCATAGTCATGTTCtatatttctgctgtctttgctTTACATGTAATGTCTCCTTTGAGGCACTCTTGATCCAATGTAGAAATGTTTCGGGTGATTCTCTTGTAGGGATGAACCCAGACCGCACCTATCCAGGGTGGTACAAGAATGTAATCTCTCTGTGGATCCTCTTTGGGATGGCCTGGCTAGCACTCGTTATCAAGTTTTGCATCAACTTTCTAGAGAGCTCCAGCGACATCTGTCAGTGCAACAAGAAGAGCACAGAGGTGGCAGAAGACTTAATGGATGGCAACAAAAATAGTACAACGGGACTTCATGATGTGGAGATCTGCAAAGACAAAGACACAAAAACAAAAGAACCAAATGAATCTCACACCTACACAGCTCCTGCAGAAGCACTCTAGGGAAGAAACATACCCTTGGTGCCCCTTAGGTTTAAGTGCACCAGAGACACACCACTCAGAAACACGGCAACGGAGCTGCCCTGACATTCATATGGGGTGAAAGCTTGCTTCTTGAGCTTGAAATGTTTCTATTCTGAATTGAGCAATGacaacaaaatgtttcatttgcagCAGCACCAAGAATTCCCAATGGGATTTTTAGACAAAATTAGATTTACAGAGGTATTACCTACCATCTCACCTCAATATATGAGGTAAACTTTGGCATCCGTACACAACACTAGCTGTTGTCCTTTTCTTTGCATGTAAAGTTCTTGTAGCCTCTAATTGTACGTGTGGCATTTTGCAAATACCACAATTAGAAAAACAAGTGCCATTTACTGCAGGAAATACATTGCATGTTGCTAAAAGACTTAATGAAACGCACTATTTAAAGCCACCTGGCAGTCACTGCAAATGTGCTCCACCACCTA
This window encodes:
- the LOC141740672 gene encoding potassium channel subfamily K member 17-like — its product is MVAAARRQRRWGLPALLVAYVGYVGLGAGVLQALERPAEVRAAQHLLQEHWELLANHTCLRGPALQRLVQGIVQAYKSGITLQGNTTSLGRWDFSGSFFFSISAITTIGYGNLSPSTVAGRIFCILFALFGIPLNLVLLNEIGQLMLLGVQRCARHLEEVFHWQKKASLLIKTCALVTGLLLFLLLPPLLFSDKEGWSYEEGFYYSFITLSTIGFGDYVIGMNPDRTYPGWYKNVISLWILFGMAWLALVIKFCINFLESSSDICQCNKKSTEVAEDLMDGNKNSTTGLHDVEICKDKDTKTKEPNESHTYTAPAEAL